TGCCCATGGCCTCCAGCAGCTCGGTCGTCGGGAGCACGCCCTTTTCGCTTTCATCGGTGGCCTTCACCAACACCATCACACGCATCGTCTGTCCTCCTTGTTTGAGCCAGGCTCATCGGCCTGACATAGGAACGAACGGGGGGTTCGGAAATCGACATCGTCCTCGCATTTTTTTGGTGGTTAAGGTTCAGGGCGCGAACCGTCGCTTCCGGTATCGCCTTTCCACTACATCCGATGCGCTGTCTATCGCCATCACTTCCACCAAGTATTAGTCCGCTGGAAGACATGCCATTGACGCGCGCGGAAATGCGTTTTTTAATGGCGATGTCGCTGGACTGATCAACGGCATACCGGCGATTGAGAGCCCGTGTGCTCCCGCCAAGGTGGGAGCACGGGACATGCCCCAGAGACCCAATTTCAAGCTTTCATGCGCTCATTGCGGAGAAATTTACCTCCACATACCCCATGGTATAACGAACTCGACGGTCATCCACTGCAGCATGTGCGGCAGCACGCTGGGAACCTGGCTGCAAACGGCGGCGTCTTTTATTGCGGATTGCGGCCAAAATGACGGGTTTGGAATGCGCGACGCACCGATCATTGGGGAAGTGGCAAGAGATGCGCAATTCAAATGACAATAGGGAAGACAATGACTGGCCATATCATGTCTATGGCACCGTGTTCCTTATCGGCGTTGCACTTGCCGTAGGTGTCGGCTGGTTATTGCATTGACAGGCAGATCTCTGTTCACGCCTGCGCGCTGTCAAATGGATTCACCCAGCCTTGCCTCGTGCGGAATTGACCAGCCGAAATAGACTTCCGCATCGGTGATTTGGCCATCGCGCACCACCAGGATCTCCGTGTTGCGGAACCGATGGCCATCGGTGTTGCGTCCTTCATAAGTAACAAAGACCTTGTCCGCGTGGGACAAGAGGTGGATGAACTCGAAACCATCCACCATCCCGCTATTTGGCCAGCAACGCGCGAAATAAGTGGCGCGGTCAATCCGGTTGTCGAGTGGGCTGGTGAAGTGAAAGTCCTCGGCAATCAGCGCTTCTATCGCCGCACGGTCCTTTGCGACATAGGCTTCGTAGCTGGCTCGGGCAATCTCGGTTATATCCTTCGTCATCGATCATTCCTTCACAAGCGAAGCGATCGTTTCGTCTGACCGACAGTCGATCAACAATCGTACCTGGATCAATTTGCCGGGGCCGGGTTCTTCGTTTGAGAATCTCCCCCCCGAGCCGGTTTGAGGCGTGGGGTCACGGTCCACCGGGGTGTTCGTAACAGGCTGGTTTGTTGACGGTGCCGGCGGGGGTGCGTTTTCCCCTGAAGTGCCGGTGTTTCCTGGCGCGTTGTCGACGCGCTCGCCATAGAGCTCAGCCGCGCCCCATGCGACGAGCGCGAGAAGCAACGCTACGATCAGCACGTTTAGTACTGGCCGTCCGAGTGGCCCCTGGCGCGCTTCGTTCGTTGTTTCACGGACCGGGGATTCTGAAGGTTTATTGTCCATTGCGCCATCCTTTCACTGCAAAAGATGAACCGATCAACAACGATATGGTTCCCCGAAAGGTGGCGCTGGCGCCCTTCATCAGAACGCCAGCTGCAGAATATTTGCTAGTTGGGTACGCAGAATCCACGTCGCGTCAAGTGAAAGCCGCGCGGGCATGCCCGGTATACCGGACGATTCCGAACACAATTTCCGTAGCGGTTGACATGCCAACCGGGGCCGCAGCGCATAACTCTCCGGTTAGGAACACAGCGTCCCCATCGGTTCATGTGCCAACCGCGGCCGCAACGCCAACCCACCTGCTCGACCGGCGTTGATACTTCCGGCGACCCGGCCGCAGGCGTGATCGGAGCCGCCATGGCTGGCGCGCCGAACGAGAACAATCCACCGATAAGGACAAGCGCAGAAAGTCCTGATTTAAGCGACATGCGAGATACCTCCTTTTCAACATGCCCCGTACCTTGAAAAATAAATCGTCAACATGAACGGGAAATGAACAGACGCTTGTATCGCCCTTCATGTTGAACGCGGAGACCATTAGAGACAAGGCAGAAAATTAAGGTGCACGGGAACACGGGAAGGTAGATTATACGGGTTCAGCAATGGGCGGTGTAGTGGAACCATCGCCCGAGAAACGATAATGCACAACAATAGAACCTGGCTTCTCGAAATCATTGCATTTGCAATCATCCTTATTGCGCTTCTCTCCGCGAGTTTTTCCTTTCTACCCTCGTAGTATGTGGTTGCGTCGGCTCAAATTCGAACCGTCAAAGAGCAATACGCGTGAAGGATATGGAACGAAAATGACTGAACACTGTTTTTCAGAGATCAGCCAATGGAGGCTTGCTCAAATGGCAGACGACAAATCAAAACAGGACAATCGGGATCGCTCGAAAGTCTCGTCCAGTGAGGAATATGAGGTCCAGTACCTCATGACAAAATATGACTTGAGCAGAAACCGTGCCCTCGAACTGATCATCAAACATAATCGCAGCCGTAAGGAAATAGAGAGAGAATTGGAGGCCGTGGACATCTAGACCGGTTGTCCATGGCGGGAACTTGCGGCAGATGTGAGCGTTTTCCGGTGACACAACATCGTAGGAGGACGTCATGAACGCTCAAGCCATGCCGACAAAGGACGAAATCGTGGCCCTGGAGAAATCCTATTGGGACGCGATGAAGGCGAAGGACGGCCGCCGAACTTCAAAAC
This is a stretch of genomic DNA from Phyllobacterium zundukense. It encodes these proteins:
- a CDS encoding DUF3606 domain-containing protein; protein product: MADDKSKQDNRDRSKVSSSEEYEVQYLMTKYDLSRNRALELIIKHNRSRKEIERELEAVDI
- a CDS encoding GCG_CRPN prefix-to-repeats domain-containing protein, giving the protein MAAPITPAAGSPEVSTPVEQVGWRCGRGWHMNRWGRCVPNRRVMRCGPGWHVNRYGNCVRNRPVYRACPRGFHLTRRGFCVPN
- a CDS encoding nuclear transport factor 2 family protein, translated to MTKDITEIARASYEAYVAKDRAAIEALIAEDFHFTSPLDNRIDRATYFARCWPNSGMVDGFEFIHLLSHADKVFVTYEGRNTDGHRFRNTEILVVRDGQITDAEVYFGWSIPHEARLGESI